A DNA window from Phoenix dactylifera cultivar Barhee BC4 unplaced genomic scaffold, palm_55x_up_171113_PBpolish2nd_filt_p 002749F, whole genome shotgun sequence contains the following coding sequences:
- the LOC120109783 gene encoding aspartyl protease AED1-like, with amino-acid sequence MLTNPAKPSFYYVELIGLSVGGKNLPIPPSTFTDTGTIIYSSTVITYLPSSGYSALRDEFSGRWQTIIPWRLHCQYELLHANHRLHVLQIIRCLLSSDPSGVSAQTLAASSGNKLTVVHRHGPCSPIINTRQKLNHRQILHRDQARVISLHNGISAASRKDKSTGVTVPDRVGISFSTSDYIVTVGFGTPKKSFSVIFDTGSDISWIQCRPCAGGCYSQNETLFDPSQSSTYANISCSSAVCLSFGSACDASSTCIYAVRYGDNSSTVGFLAQETLTLTPSNVLTNFEFGCGEKNKGLFGSVAGLVGLGRGEVSLASQAAQEYGGVFSYCLPPRVSSTGYLTLGASGPAPNVRFTPILLTNPAKPSFYYVELIGLSVGGKNLPIPPSTFTDTGTIIDSGTVITYLPSSGYSALRDEFRRQMANYSMAPPLPMLDTCYNFTGVGSISLPSVGLRFSGGVTLDVDPSGILYPASISQACLAFSGNSDPSSISIIGNTVQRTYDIVYDVARGMIGFGAGGCS; translated from the exons ATGCTCACCAATCCGGCAAAACCCTCGTTCTACTATGTTGAACTAATAGGACTAAGTGTTGGAGGAAAGAATTTACCGATACCGCCGAGCACCTTCACAGATACCGGAACTATCATCTACTCCAGCACGGTGATCACCTACCTTCCATCGTCGGGCTACTCTGCACTTCGTGATGAATTCAGCGGCAGATGGCAAACTATTATTCCATGGCGCCTCCACTGCCAAT ATGAGCTATTGCATGCTAATCATCGGTTACATGTACTTCAAATTATAAGATGCCTGCTTAGTAGTGACCCTTCTGGCGTTTCTGCACAAACTCTTGCAGCATCCTCTGGTAATAAGCTGACGGTCGTTCACCGGCACGGCCCCTGCTCGCCCATCATCAACACCAGGCAAAAGCTGAACCACAGGCAGATCCTCCACCGTGACCAAGCCCGGGTCATTTCCCTCCACAACGGGATATCCGCTGCTTCCAGGAAGGATAAATCGACCGGCGTCACGGTGCCTGACCGTGTCGGCATCTCGTTCAGCACCTCAGACTACATCGTGACGGTGGGCTTCGGCACTCCCAAAAAAAGTTTCTCGGTGATCTTCGACACCGGCAGCGACATCTCGTGGATCCAATGCAGGCCATGCGCCGGCGGGTGCTACTCCCAGAATGAGACGCTCTTCGACCCATCCCAATCGTCTACCTATGCCAATATATCATGCAGCTCAGCCGTCTGCCTCTCATTCGGCTCAGCTTGCGATGCATCATCGACTTGCATCTACGCTGTCCGATACGGTGACAATTCCTCCACTGTTGGCTTCCTTGCGCAGGAGACCCTCACCTTGACGCCCTCTAACGTGCTGACAAACTTCGAATTCGGGTGCGGGGAGAAGAACAAAGGCCTCTTCGGTAGCGTCGCCGGGCTGGTAGGGCTCGGCCGTGGCGAGGTGTCATTGGCATCGCAAGCAGCACAGGAATATGGCGGAGTCTTCTCCTACTGCCTCCCGCCGAGGGTCAGCTCGACCGGGTATCTGACACTGGGAGCCAGCGGGCCGGCCCCCAACGTCAGATTTACGCCGATATTGCTCACCAATCCGGCGAAACCCTCCTTCTACTATGTTGAGCTAATAGGACTAAGTGTTGGAGGAAAGAATTTACCGATACCGCCGAGCACCTTCACAGATACCGGAACTATCATCGACTCCGGCACGGTGATCACCTACCTTCCATCGTCGGGCTACTCTGCACTTCGTGATGAATTCAGGCGGCAGATGGCAAACTATTCCATGGCGCCTCCACTGCCAATGTTGGATACTTGCTATAATTTTACTGGGGTTGGTTCGATATCATTGCCTTCGGTTGGTCTAAGATTTAGCGGCGGAGTGACGCTCGATGTCGATCCTTCGGGCATACTTTATCCTGCGAGCATCTCGCAAGCATGTCTAGCGTTTTCTGGAAACAGCGATCcgagctcgatctccatcattgGCAACACGGTGCAGCGGACGTACGACATTGTTTATGATGTTGCCAGGGGAATGATTGGGTTCGGAGCCGGAGGCTGCAGCTGA